The proteins below are encoded in one region of Natrialbaceae archaeon AArc-T1-2:
- a CDS encoding PIN domain-containing protein produces the protein MSDRYVFDTEAIIAYLYDEPGRSVVEEYLRDVRDGAVEGLLTETNAGEVLYLVARFEGIDDKPTTDSLRTADRDLRALERWGIQIERADWRLAAEVKADGHISFADAHGVALAHERDATLIAGADDDFETLPIDVDVVRFREDGV, from the coding sequence ATGAGCGACCGGTATGTCTTTGACACCGAAGCGATCATCGCATACCTCTACGACGAGCCAGGTCGGAGCGTCGTCGAAGAGTATCTTCGAGACGTTCGTGACGGGGCTGTCGAAGGGCTGCTGACAGAAACCAACGCTGGTGAAGTACTCTATCTCGTTGCACGCTTCGAAGGAATTGACGACAAACCCACGACAGACTCACTTCGCACTGCCGATCGCGATCTCCGTGCGCTCGAGCGGTGGGGGATTCAAATCGAACGAGCTGACTGGCGGCTTGCCGCCGAGGTGAAAGCGGATGGTCACATCTCGTTCGCGGACGCTCATGGTGTTGCACTCGCCCACGAGAGGGATGCGACACTCATCGCCGGTGCTGATGACGACTTCGAGACGCTTCCGATCGACGTCGATGTCGTTCGATTTCGCGAGGACGGCGTTTAA
- a CDS encoding DUF2080 family transposase-associated protein, with product MDRFEIEGEEVLDGTAKPSGNSAHVIVPKRWRGADVKVVRVSEPDSDE from the coding sequence ATGGATAGATTCGAAATAGAAGGCGAAGAAGTCCTCGACGGAACCGCAAAACCGTCGGGGAATAGCGCCCACGTCATCGTCCCAAAACGCTGGCGCGGAGCCGACGTGAAAGTCGTCCGCGTCTCCGAACCCGATTCAGACGAATAG
- a CDS encoding AbrB/MazE/SpoVT family DNA-binding domain-containing protein, translating to MSSSTRDPEVVRVSQKGQATIPKTLREKFGIDTPGEVFIYEEDERIIVEPVPSLEELGGIHADTDRERGEVLDRVRELKHEEHRREEARANRLRPADSEDE from the coding sequence ATGTCGAGTAGTACTCGAGACCCAGAGGTCGTACGCGTCTCACAGAAGGGACAGGCGACGATCCCGAAGACGCTCCGAGAGAAGTTCGGGATCGACACCCCCGGTGAGGTGTTCATCTACGAGGAAGACGAACGAATCATCGTCGAACCGGTTCCGTCACTCGAAGAGTTAGGCGGGATTCACGCTGACACCGATCGCGAGCGTGGCGAGGTGCTCGATCGGGTTCGCGAACTGAAACACGAGGAACACCGGCGCGAAGAGGCCCGTGCTAACCGACTCCGACCGGCTGACTCGGAGGATGAATGA
- a CDS encoding DUF7437 domain-containing protein, whose protein sequence is MADTDRIRPDGGIDALDPPPTDIMDEETLEPARLAQNASRLETVVQLLNQPALARVYVYVCYWGPVSSPEVMDDLELSKSTTYEYVDQLVDLGLIDRDDSTRPQQLTADPIIIVEQYVPIVITPTVLHALALQEVDEDVEYFMDRYGAGKLIAALRGAGLHFAGKTTQRMVATDIDVRETEAMMIIYALEPALTVGRTHDPFFEHLFPDVHDQMDLPSLDEVDRAESDSHE, encoded by the coding sequence ATGGCCGATACGGATCGCATTCGTCCCGACGGTGGAATTGATGCGTTGGATCCACCACCGACAGACATCATGGACGAAGAGACGCTCGAGCCAGCAAGGCTTGCGCAGAACGCGTCCAGGCTCGAGACAGTCGTTCAACTCCTCAATCAGCCAGCGCTGGCTCGTGTGTACGTCTACGTCTGCTATTGGGGCCCGGTTTCCTCGCCGGAAGTCATGGACGACCTCGAGCTATCGAAATCGACGACCTACGAGTATGTTGATCAGCTCGTCGACCTCGGTCTCATCGATCGAGATGACTCGACACGTCCGCAGCAGTTGACAGCAGATCCGATCATCATCGTCGAGCAGTACGTCCCCATCGTTATCACGCCGACAGTGTTGCACGCACTTGCGCTGCAGGAAGTTGACGAGGACGTCGAGTACTTCATGGACCGCTACGGTGCTGGCAAACTCATCGCTGCATTACGGGGTGCAGGATTACACTTCGCAGGGAAGACGACCCAGCGGATGGTCGCGACCGATATCGACGTTCGCGAGACCGAAGCGATGATGATCATCTACGCACTCGAGCCAGCACTGACTGTGGGCCGAACCCACGATCCGTTCTTCGAGCATCTGTTTCCGGATGTCCACGACCAGATGGACCTTCCTTCTCTTGACGAAGTAGATAGAGCAGAATCAGATTCCCACGAGTGA